In a single window of the Rhineura floridana isolate rRhiFlo1 chromosome 3, rRhiFlo1.hap2, whole genome shotgun sequence genome:
- the PSMD6 gene encoding 26S proteasome non-ATPase regulatory subunit 6 — MPLENLEEEGLPKNPDLRIAQLRFLLSLQPQRPDPAVRQELMAAIRQHDMAPYYESLCKSLDWQVDTDLLNKMKKANEDELKRLDEQLEDAEKNLGESEIRDAMMAKAEYLCRIGDKEAALTAFRKTYDKTVALGHRLDIVFYLLRIGLFYMDNDLITRNTEKAKSLIEEGGDWDRRNRLKVYQGLYCVAIRDFKQAAELFLDTVSTFTSYELMDYKTFVTYTVYVSMIALDRPDLREKVIKGAEILEVLHSLPKVRQYLFSLYECRYSVFFQSLATVEQEMKKDWLFAPHYRYYVREMRIHAYSQLLESYRSLTLSYMADAFGVCVEFIDQELSRFIAAGRLHCKIDKVNEIVETNRPDSKNWQYQETIKKGDLLLNRVQKLSRVINM; from the exons ATGCCGCTGGAGAACCTGGAGGAGGAGGGCTTGCCCAAAAACCCGGACCTCCGCATCGCCCAGCTCCGCTTCCTCCTCAGCCTTCAGCCTCAGCGCCCGGACCCTGCCGTGCGGCAGGAGCTCATGGCCGCCATCCGCCAGCACG ACATGGCCCCATACTATGAATCCCTCTGCAAGTCACTTGACTGGCAAGTAGATACAGATCTGTTGAATAAGATGAAGAAGGCAAATGAAGATGAGCTGAAACGCCTTGATGAGCAGTTGGAAGATGCAGAGAAGAACTTGGGGGAAAGTGAGATCCGTGATGCCATGATGGCCAAAGCTGAGTATCTCTGCCGAATTGGGGACAAG GAAGCTGCTCTGACTGCCTTCCGGAAGACGTATGACAAAACTGTGGCTCTAGGACATAGGCTGGATATTGTGTTCTATCTCCTCCGAATTGGCCTGTTTTATATGGACAATGACCTCATCACCCGGAACACtgaaaaagcaaaaag tctaatagaggaaggaggagattgggacCGGCGGAATCGTCTTAAGGTCTACCAGGGTCTTTACTGCGTGGCCATTCGAGACTTCAAGCAGGCAGCTGAGCTTTTCCTGGATACAGTTTCAACATTCACATCTTACGAACTTATGGATTACAAAACCTTTGTCACATACACAGTCTATGTCAGCATGATTGCCTTGGACCGGCCTGACCTTAGAGAGAAG GTTATCAAAGGGGCAGAGATTCTGGAAGTGTTGCACAGTTTACCCAAAGTCCGGCAATATCTTTTTTCACTCTATGAATGTCGGTATTCAGTTTTCTTCCAGTCGCTGG CCACCGTAGAGCAAGAGATGAAAAAAGATTGGCTGTTTGCGCCTCACTATCGATATTATGTTCGGGAAATGAGAATCCATGCCTACAGCCAGCTTCTAGAATCCTATAGGTCACTGACACTCAGTTACATGGCAGATGCTTTTGGAGTCTGTGTAGAGTTCATAGATCA gGAACTGTCAAGATTTATTGCTGCTGggagactgcactgcaaaatagaTAAAGTCAACGAAATAGTAGAAACTAACAG gCCTGACAGCAAGAACTGGCAGTACCAAGAAACTATTAAAAAAGGAGATTTGCTGCTAAACAGAGTGCAGAAGCTTTCTAGAGTAATTAATATgtaa